The following are encoded together in the Acidovorax sp. KKS102 genome:
- a CDS encoding NAD(P)H-quinone oxidoreductase: MQAVEITSFGGPEVLRLGERPAPVAGAGELLIRVAASGINRPDVLQRLGHYAPPPGTSDLPGLEVAGVVESGDASAMAEAGIRVGDRVCALVAGGGYAQWCVAPVVQCLPVPEGFSDVEAASLPETFFTVWSNVFDRARLQAGETLLVQGGTSGIGVTAIQLARAFGATVIATAGSDDKCAACLSLGAHHAINYKSQDFVAEAKRITQARGVDVVLDMVAGDYVAREVECLAEDGRIVIIAVQGGVQSGFNAGLVLRKRLTITGSTLRPRPVAFKGAIARSLREHVWPLLAAGKVRPVIHSTFAAADAAQAHALMESNQHIGKIVLTW; this comes from the coding sequence ATGCAAGCTGTCGAGATCACATCCTTTGGTGGGCCTGAGGTGCTGCGTCTGGGTGAGCGTCCTGCTCCCGTGGCGGGGGCGGGTGAGCTGCTGATCCGCGTGGCGGCCAGTGGCATCAACCGCCCCGACGTGTTGCAGCGACTGGGCCACTACGCGCCGCCTCCCGGCACCTCGGACCTTCCGGGGCTCGAGGTCGCGGGGGTGGTCGAGTCGGGCGATGCTTCGGCGATGGCAGAGGCGGGCATTCGTGTGGGTGACCGCGTTTGCGCCTTGGTGGCAGGTGGTGGTTATGCCCAGTGGTGCGTCGCACCGGTGGTGCAGTGCCTGCCGGTGCCTGAGGGCTTCAGTGACGTGGAGGCTGCTTCCCTTCCGGAGACGTTCTTTACGGTGTGGAGCAATGTCTTTGACCGTGCGCGTTTGCAAGCGGGGGAAACCTTGCTGGTGCAGGGCGGCACGAGCGGCATTGGCGTGACCGCCATTCAGCTCGCCCGTGCGTTCGGTGCCACCGTGATCGCCACGGCGGGCAGCGATGACAAGTGTGCGGCTTGCCTTTCACTGGGTGCACACCACGCTATCAACTACAAGTCCCAGGACTTTGTGGCCGAGGCGAAGCGAATCACCCAAGCGCGTGGTGTTGACGTGGTGCTCGATATGGTGGCGGGTGACTATGTCGCCCGCGAAGTCGAATGCCTGGCCGAGGATGGCCGGATCGTCATCATCGCCGTGCAAGGGGGCGTGCAGAGTGGCTTCAATGCGGGACTGGTGCTGCGCAAGCGTCTCACCATCACGGGGTCTACATTGCGTCCGCGTCCCGTGGCGTTCAAGGGTGCAATTGCACGCTCGCTGCGCGAGCATGTCTGGCCTTTGCTGGCAGCGGGCAAGGTCCGTCCGGTCATCCATAGCACGTTTGCCGCGGCGGACGCCGCACAAGCCCATGCGCTGATGGAGTCCAACCAGCACATCGGCAAGATTGTTTTGACGTGGTAA
- the tpiA gene encoding triose-phosphate isomerase produces MNNKKKLIAGNWKMNGSLAANEALLKALIAGTAEVACDIAVAVPSPYLAQVQALTAGTTIAVAAQDVSAHESGAYTGEVSVAMLKDFGVRYALVGHSERRQYHGETDAIVAEKAQRALAAGVTPVVCVGETLQEREAGMTEAVVKRQLAAVIHLNGHCISEIVVAYEPVWAIGTGRTASPEQAQAVHAVLRTQLAAASEHADRIRLLYGGSMNAANAAQLLAQPDIDGGLVGGASLKAPDFLQIIAAAR; encoded by the coding sequence ATGAACAACAAGAAAAAACTCATCGCCGGCAACTGGAAGATGAATGGCAGCCTGGCCGCCAACGAGGCTTTGTTGAAGGCCTTGATTGCGGGCACCGCAGAGGTGGCTTGTGATATCGCTGTCGCAGTGCCTTCGCCCTATCTGGCGCAGGTGCAGGCATTGACGGCTGGCACCACCATTGCGGTGGCGGCGCAGGATGTGTCTGCGCACGAGTCGGGTGCCTACACCGGTGAGGTATCGGTGGCCATGCTGAAGGATTTTGGTGTGCGCTATGCGCTGGTGGGGCACTCTGAGCGTCGCCAGTACCATGGTGAAACCGATGCAATCGTGGCGGAGAAAGCCCAGCGCGCACTGGCGGCGGGTGTGACTCCAGTCGTCTGCGTGGGTGAAACTCTGCAAGAGCGTGAAGCGGGCATGACCGAGGCGGTGGTCAAGCGCCAGCTCGCCGCAGTGATCCATCTGAACGGCCATTGCATCAGCGAGATCGTGGTGGCTTACGAACCTGTGTGGGCCATCGGTACGGGTCGCACTGCGTCGCCGGAGCAGGCGCAAGCCGTGCATGCGGTGCTGCGCACCCAGCTGGCGGCTGCGAGCGAGCATGCGGATCGCATCCGCTTGCTGTACGGCGGCAGCATGAACGCAGCCAATGCGGCCCAGCTGCTGGCCCAGCCCGATATCGACGGCGGCCTGGTCGGCGGTGCCTCGTTGAAGGCGCCCGACTTCCTACAAATCATTGCGGCAGCCCGTTGA
- the secG gene encoding preprotein translocase subunit SecG yields the protein MNVIVNVILAVQMLAALAMIGLILIQHGKGADMGAAFGSGSSGSLFGASGSANFLSRTTAVLAAVFFVSTLALAYFGNARPASSGSVLETPAAAVPASAPASEAPAAPATPASGAAQIPTK from the coding sequence ATGAACGTGATCGTGAATGTGATTCTGGCGGTGCAGATGTTGGCGGCCTTGGCCATGATTGGCCTGATCCTGATCCAGCATGGCAAGGGGGCTGACATGGGTGCCGCCTTTGGTAGTGGCAGCTCGGGCAGCCTGTTCGGTGCCAGTGGCAGCGCCAACTTCCTGTCCCGCACGACGGCTGTGCTGGCAGCCGTGTTCTTTGTCTCGACGCTGGCATTGGCCTACTTTGGCAATGCGCGTCCTGCCAGTTCGGGCAGCGTTCTGGAAACGCCTGCGGCTGCCGTGCCCGCCAGCGCACCGGCTTCTGAGGCGCCTGCGGCGCCTGCGACTCCCGCCTCT